In Polaribacter sp. L3A8, a genomic segment contains:
- a CDS encoding cysteine desulfurase family protein translates to MKTVYLDNAATTQIDDEVIEVIHSSMKSNYGNPSSIHQFGRKAKSAVETARKNIAKYFKVTASEIIFTAGGTEADNLILQNAVFNLEVKRIITSKIEHHAVLHTCTHLKKAHNISVDYVNVDEFGTVDTAHLEELLSILKEKTLVSLMLINNEIGSILDIDEIARICKSNNALFHSDTVQLIGHYPLDLQKIPVDFIAASAHKFHGPKGVGFAFFRKGFGILPMLHGGEQEMGARSSTENVHAILGMEKAFEIAVSNLEEDKVYIENLKKYFIFELQSISEKIQFNGLSSDLEKSSYTILNVRFPFTNDMLLFSLDMAGIAVSGGSACQSGSNKGSHVLREILKDADADKTSIRFSFSKYTTKEEIDFVVKYLVDAI, encoded by the coding sequence ATGAAAACGGTTTATTTAGACAACGCAGCTACCACACAAATTGACGATGAGGTTATAGAGGTAATCCATTCTTCTATGAAGAGTAATTACGGCAATCCTTCTTCGATACATCAATTTGGAAGAAAAGCAAAATCTGCAGTAGAAACTGCGAGAAAAAATATTGCAAAATATTTTAAGGTTACTGCTAGTGAAATTATTTTTACAGCAGGCGGTACTGAAGCAGATAATTTAATTTTACAGAATGCTGTTTTTAATTTAGAGGTAAAAAGAATAATTACTTCTAAAATAGAACATCACGCAGTTTTACATACTTGTACTCATTTAAAAAAAGCACACAACATTAGTGTAGATTATGTTAATGTTGATGAATTTGGAACTGTTGATACAGCACATTTAGAGGAGCTTTTATCAATATTAAAAGAAAAAACATTAGTAAGTTTAATGTTGATCAATAATGAAATTGGTAGTATTTTAGATATTGATGAGATTGCTAGAATTTGTAAAAGTAACAATGCTTTATTCCATTCGGATACCGTTCAGTTGATAGGTCATTATCCGCTTGATTTACAAAAAATACCGGTTGATTTTATAGCAGCAAGCGCACATAAATTTCATGGACCAAAAGGAGTTGGTTTTGCCTTTTTTAGAAAAGGATTCGGAATTTTACCAATGTTACATGGTGGCGAACAAGAAATGGGCGCAAGGTCTAGTACAGAGAATGTACATGCTATTTTAGGCATGGAAAAAGCATTCGAAATTGCTGTTTCTAATTTAGAGGAAGATAAAGTTTACATAGAGAATTTAAAAAAGTATTTTATTTTTGAGTTACAAAGTATATCAGAAAAGATTCAGTTTAACGGACTTTCTTCTGATTTAGAAAAAAGTAGTTACACCATTTTAAATGTGCGTTTTCCTTTTACAAATGATATGTTATTATTCAGTTTAGACATGGCAGGAATTGCTGTTTCTGGAGGAAGTGCCTGCCAAAGCGGAAGCAATAAAGGCTCTCACGTATTAAGAGAAATTTTAAAGGACGCAGATGCGGATAAAACTTCTATTCGTTTTTCTTTTTCAAAATATACAACCAAAGAAGAAATTGATTTTGTTGTAAAATATTTAGTAGATGCTATATAA
- a CDS encoding FdhF/YdeP family oxidoreductase, protein MSKKIKEQPPEKLTGIQLTEVPKTAVGVKAIVSALTHIKDEVGISKGIQLLSKLNQKDGFDCPGCAWPDPDEKRAFLAEYCENGAKAVAEEATKNKVSPIFFTTKSIQELSELSDYEIGKSGRITHPMYLPEGATHYEEISWEHAFNLIGKELNSLDSPDEAIFYTSGRTSNEAAYLYQLFVRQFGTNNLPDCSNMCHESSGVALSQTLGIGKGSVTLDDFNHADLVIVIGQNPGTNHPRMLSALGETKKQGGKIITINPLPEVGLMNYKDPQNPLKWVGSGQDLTDLFLPVKINGDVALLKIILKLMKEKEDAEPNSVFDHQFIEEKTAGLKELLKDLDTYSIDELLPQTGLTLDKIKETTDLIINNKNIIICWAMGLTQHKNGVDNIREIVNILLLKGSIGKKGAGTCPVRGHSNVQGDRTMGIWERPPASFLDNLEKEFQFKAPRKFGFDVVEAIEAMHKKEAKVFFGMGGNFISATPDTTFTADALRNCNLTVQVSTKLNRSHLITGKKAIILPCLGRTEKDYQATGEQFVSVENSMGVVHQSKGTLEPCSKNLLSEAAIVAGVANATIKNTTTNWTELISNYDFIRDKIEVTIPGFNDFNQRVRIKGGFYLPNNARENDFTPTKTGKANFSINKPSEIELKNNQFMMMTIRTHDQYNTTIYGLDDRYRGVLNERRIIFMNTEDMNSLHLKKLDLVDLTSHFNNEEREAKGFLVVPYEIPKQCTATYFPEANVLVPLKSKADISNTPTSKTVIITIKKR, encoded by the coding sequence TAAATCAAAAAGATGGGTTTGATTGCCCAGGTTGTGCATGGCCAGACCCTGATGAAAAAAGAGCTTTTTTAGCAGAATATTGCGAAAACGGGGCAAAAGCAGTTGCTGAAGAAGCAACTAAAAATAAAGTTTCTCCAATATTTTTTACTACAAAATCTATACAAGAACTTTCTGAATTATCTGATTATGAAATTGGTAAAAGCGGACGAATAACACACCCCATGTATTTGCCAGAAGGCGCAACGCATTACGAAGAAATTTCTTGGGAGCATGCTTTTAATCTAATTGGTAAAGAATTAAACTCTTTAGATTCTCCTGATGAAGCTATTTTTTATACCTCTGGAAGAACAAGTAATGAAGCAGCTTATTTATATCAGTTGTTTGTACGTCAATTCGGAACAAATAATCTACCAGATTGCTCTAACATGTGTCATGAATCTAGTGGTGTTGCACTTTCTCAGACTTTGGGTATCGGAAAAGGATCTGTTACGCTAGACGATTTTAATCATGCAGATTTAGTAATTGTTATTGGTCAAAACCCAGGAACCAATCACCCAAGAATGTTAAGTGCTTTAGGTGAAACAAAAAAGCAAGGCGGAAAAATAATTACAATAAATCCGTTACCAGAGGTTGGTTTAATGAATTATAAAGACCCACAAAACCCTTTAAAATGGGTAGGATCTGGACAAGATTTAACAGATTTGTTTTTACCAGTAAAAATAAATGGTGATGTGGCTTTGTTAAAAATCATCTTAAAGTTGATGAAAGAAAAGGAAGATGCAGAACCTAATAGTGTTTTCGATCATCAATTTATTGAAGAAAAAACAGCCGGTTTAAAAGAGTTATTAAAAGATTTAGACACCTATTCTATAGATGAATTATTACCACAAACAGGTTTAACATTAGATAAAATTAAAGAGACTACAGACCTCATCATCAACAATAAAAATATTATTATTTGTTGGGCAATGGGTTTAACACAACATAAAAACGGAGTGGATAACATCCGTGAAATTGTAAACATATTATTACTAAAAGGAAGCATTGGTAAAAAAGGTGCAGGTACTTGTCCCGTTCGTGGACACTCTAATGTACAAGGAGACAGAACAATGGGGATTTGGGAAAGACCTCCCGCTTCATTTTTAGACAATTTAGAAAAAGAGTTTCAATTTAAAGCACCAAGAAAATTTGGTTTTGATGTGGTTGAAGCCATTGAGGCCATGCATAAAAAAGAGGCGAAAGTATTTTTTGGAATGGGCGGTAATTTTATTTCTGCCACACCAGACACCACTTTTACTGCGGATGCTTTAAGAAATTGTAATTTAACAGTACAAGTATCTACCAAACTAAATAGAAGTCATTTAATTACGGGTAAAAAAGCAATTATACTTCCTTGTTTAGGAAGAACTGAAAAAGATTATCAGGCAACTGGAGAACAATTTGTATCCGTAGAAAATTCTATGGGAGTGGTACATCAATCTAAAGGAACTTTAGAGCCTTGTTCTAAAAATTTATTAAGTGAAGCTGCTATTGTGGCGGGTGTTGCCAATGCAACTATTAAGAACACAACAACCAATTGGACCGAATTAATTTCTAATTATGATTTTATTCGTGATAAAATAGAAGTGACCATTCCTGGTTTTAATGATTTTAATCAACGTGTAAGAATTAAAGGTGGTTTTTACTTGCCAAACAATGCAAGAGAAAATGACTTTACCCCTACAAAAACAGGAAAAGCTAATTTTAGCATTAATAAACCTTCTGAAATTGAGTTAAAAAACAACCAATTTATGATGATGACGATTAGAACTCATGATCAATACAACACCACTATTTATGGTTTAGATGACAGGTATAGAGGCGTTTTAAATGAAAGAAGAATTATCTTTATGAATACAGAAGATATGAATTCATTACATTTAAAAAAGTTAGATTTGGTAGATTTAACAAGTCATTTTAATAATGAAGAAAGAGAAGCCAAAGGTTTTTTAGTAGTTCCTTATGAGATTCCCAAACAATGTACAGCTACTTATTTTCCAGAAGCAAATGTTTTAGTGCCTTTAAAAAGTAAAGCAGATATTAGCAATACGCCTACCTCTAAAACTGTAATTATTACCATCAAAAAAAGATAA
- a CDS encoding Smr/MutS family protein produces the protein MCLEIGNKVAVLDDVLKGIVTHVMGDEVSIETSDGMVFKFNSSELVRIGVEQHELSKFSDINNALLKDKIAQNKPKTSLFKKEKKEIILEVDLHISKLTKSTRNMDNYDMLNLQLDTAKSKVEFAISKRIPKIVFIHGVGEGVLRSELQRLLNKYPVKFYDASYKKYGLGATEVYVFQNAN, from the coding sequence ATGTGTTTAGAAATTGGAAATAAAGTAGCGGTTTTAGACGATGTTTTAAAAGGAATCGTTACCCATGTTATGGGTGATGAAGTTTCAATTGAAACCAGCGATGGTATGGTTTTTAAATTTAATTCCTCAGAATTAGTTAGAATAGGAGTTGAGCAACACGAATTATCAAAGTTTAGTGATATCAATAATGCATTACTAAAAGATAAAATTGCTCAAAATAAGCCAAAGACAAGCTTGTTTAAAAAAGAAAAAAAGGAAATAATTTTAGAAGTTGATTTACATATAAGTAAGTTAACAAAATCTACTAGAAACATGGATAATTATGATATGTTAAACCTTCAATTGGATACTGCAAAAAGTAAAGTTGAGTTTGCTATTTCTAAACGAATTCCTAAAATAGTTTTTATTCATGGAGTTGGTGAGGGCGTTTTAAGGTCAGAGCTTCAACGATTATTAAATAAATATCCGGTTAAATTTTATGATGCTTCCTATAAAAAATATGGTTTAGGAGCAACAGAAGTTTATGTTTTTCAGAACGCTAATTAA